In one Balaenoptera ricei isolate mBalRic1 chromosome 20, mBalRic1.hap2, whole genome shotgun sequence genomic region, the following are encoded:
- the RAB37 gene encoding ras-related protein Rab-37 isoform X3, protein MTGTPGAAATRNGEAPERSPPCSPSYDLTGKNKVVTVDGMRVKLQIWDTAGQERFRSVTHAYYRDAQALLLLYDITNKSSFDNIRAWLTEIHEYAQRDVVIMLLGNKADVSSERMILSEDGEMLAREYGVPFMETSAKTGMNVELAFLAIAKELKYRAGRQGDEPSFQIRDYVESQKKRPSCCSFL, encoded by the exons ATGACGGGCACGCCTGGCGCCGCTGCCACCCGGAATGGCGAGGCCCCCGAGCGCTCCCCACCCTGCAGTCCGAGCTACGATCTTACGGGCAAG AACAAGGTGGTGACCGTGGATGGTATGAGGGTGAAGCTGCAG ATCTGGGACACCGCAGGGCAGGAGCGGTTCCGCAGTGTCACCCACGCTTACTACCGAGATGCCCAGG cCTTGCTCCTGCTGTATGACATCACCAACAAATCTTCCTTCGACAACATCCGG GCCTGGCTCACTGAGATTCACGAGTACGCCCAGAGAGATGTGGTGATCATGCTCCTAGGCAACAAG GCGGATGTGAGCAGTGAAAGGATGATCCTTTCAGAGGACGGAGAGATGCTGGCCAGG GAGTATGGAGTTCCCTTCATGGAGACCAGCGCCAAGACGGGCATGAACGTGGAGCTAGCCTTTCTGGCCATTGCCAA gGAGCTGAAATACAGAGCCGGGCGGCAGGGTGATGAACCCAGCTTCCAGATCCGAGACTACGTGGAATCCCAGAAGAAGCGGCCCAGCTGCTGCTCTTTCTTGTGA
- the RAB37 gene encoding ras-related protein Rab-37 isoform X1 produces the protein MTGTPGAAATRNGEAPERSPPCSPSYDLTGKVMLLGDSGVGKTCFLIQFKDGVFLSGTFIATVGIDFRNKVVTVDGMRVKLQIWDTAGQERFRSVTHAYYRDAQALLLLYDITNKSSFDNIRAWLTEIHEYAQRDVVIMLLGNKADVSSERMILSEDGEMLAREYGVPFMETSAKTGMNVELAFLAIAKELKYRAGRQGDEPSFQIRDYVESQKKRPSCCSFL, from the exons ATGACGGGCACGCCTGGCGCCGCTGCCACCCGGAATGGCGAGGCCCCCGAGCGCTCCCCACCCTGCAGTCCGAGCTACGATCTTACGGGCAAG GTGATGCTTCTGGGAGACTCAGGCGTCGGCAAAACCTGTTTCCTGATCCAATTCAAAGATGGGGTCTTCCTGTCCGGGACCTTCATAGCCACTGTCGGCATAGACTTCAGG AACAAGGTGGTGACCGTGGATGGTATGAGGGTGAAGCTGCAG ATCTGGGACACCGCAGGGCAGGAGCGGTTCCGCAGTGTCACCCACGCTTACTACCGAGATGCCCAGG cCTTGCTCCTGCTGTATGACATCACCAACAAATCTTCCTTCGACAACATCCGG GCCTGGCTCACTGAGATTCACGAGTACGCCCAGAGAGATGTGGTGATCATGCTCCTAGGCAACAAG GCGGATGTGAGCAGTGAAAGGATGATCCTTTCAGAGGACGGAGAGATGCTGGCCAGG GAGTATGGAGTTCCCTTCATGGAGACCAGCGCCAAGACGGGCATGAACGTGGAGCTAGCCTTTCTGGCCATTGCCAA gGAGCTGAAATACAGAGCCGGGCGGCAGGGTGATGAACCCAGCTTCCAGATCCGAGACTACGTGGAATCCCAGAAGAAGCGGCCCAGCTGCTGCTCTTTCTTGTGA